In Flavobacterium okayamense, a single window of DNA contains:
- a CDS encoding quinone-dependent dihydroorotate dehydrogenase: protein MYKLLIRPLLFLFDPEKVHHFTFSLIRFLNKIGFGPIFKSLYEVNNPKLEREVFGLKFKNPVGLAAGFDKDARLYQELSNFGFGFIEIGTLTPKPQDGNPKKRLFRLKADSAIINRMGFNNGGVEEAVLRLKKNKGVLIGGNIGKNKVTPNENAVDDYKICFEALFPYVDYFVVNVSSPNTPNLRELQDKEPLTKLLQTLQNLNNEKPVTSSGVENPKPILLKIAPDLTDEQLLDIIAIVKETKIAGVIATNTTISREGLQSENKVEVGGLSGKPLTKRSTEVIRFLSEKSNKAFPIIGVGGIHTAQDALEKLEAGASLVQLYTGFIYEGPKLIKEINKALLNK, encoded by the coding sequence ATGTACAAACTACTGATTCGTCCATTACTTTTTCTTTTTGATCCTGAAAAAGTACATCATTTTACCTTTTCGTTAATTCGTTTTTTAAATAAAATTGGTTTTGGGCCAATTTTTAAAAGTCTATACGAAGTAAATAACCCTAAACTTGAAAGAGAAGTTTTCGGATTAAAATTTAAAAATCCAGTAGGTTTAGCAGCGGGTTTTGATAAAGATGCTAGATTATATCAAGAATTATCAAATTTTGGATTTGGTTTTATTGAAATAGGAACATTAACACCGAAACCACAAGATGGAAACCCTAAAAAACGTTTGTTTCGTTTAAAAGCTGATTCAGCTATTATTAACAGAATGGGTTTTAATAATGGAGGAGTAGAAGAAGCTGTTTTACGATTAAAGAAAAATAAAGGTGTTTTAATTGGTGGAAATATTGGTAAAAATAAAGTAACGCCAAATGAAAATGCGGTTGATGATTACAAAATCTGTTTTGAAGCGTTGTTTCCTTATGTTGATTATTTTGTGGTAAATGTAAGTTCGCCTAACACACCAAATTTACGTGAATTACAAGACAAAGAGCCATTAACCAAATTATTACAAACGCTACAAAATTTAAATAACGAAAAACCTGTCACTTCGAGCGGAGTCGAGAACCCAAAACCAATTCTTCTAAAAATTGCACCCGATTTAACGGATGAACAATTATTAGATATTATTGCTATTGTTAAAGAAACAAAAATTGCTGGTGTAATTGCTACCAATACGACTATTTCAAGAGAAGGTTTACAATCGGAAAATAAAGTTGAAGTTGGTGGATTATCGGGTAAACCTTTAACAAAGCGTTCTACTGAAGTTATTCGTTTTCTTTCTGAGAAAAGCAATAAAGCTTTTCCAATTATAGGTGTTGGCGGAATTCATACAGCTCAAGATGCATTAGAGAAATTGGAAGCAGGTGCAAGTTTAGTTCAATTGTATACTGGATTTATTTATGAAGGTCCGAAATTGATAAAAGAAATCAATAAAGCTTTACTAAATAAATAA
- a CDS encoding hydroxymethylglutaryl-CoA lyase, with amino-acid sequence MSQVKIIECPRDAMQGIKDFIPTEKKVQYIQSLLRVGFDTIDFGSFVSPKAIPQMVDTAEVLAQLDLSQTQSKLLAIIANTKGAELASVHKEIQYLGFPFSISENFQMRNTHKTIAESIVTLQEILEIANKTNKEVVAYLSMGFGNPYGDPWNVEIVGEWTEKLAKMGVKILSLSDTIGSSTPEVIDYLFSNLITKYPEIEFGAHLHTTPDSWHEKIDAAYKAGCKRFDGAIKGFGGCPMAKDDLTGNMPTEKMLSYFTSNKIDTNCHAMSFESSYNEALKIFNVYH; translated from the coding sequence ATGAGCCAAGTCAAAATTATCGAATGTCCGCGTGATGCGATGCAAGGCATTAAAGATTTTATTCCAACCGAAAAAAAGGTGCAATACATTCAATCGTTATTGCGTGTAGGTTTTGATACTATCGATTTTGGAAGTTTTGTTTCTCCAAAAGCAATTCCGCAAATGGTAGATACTGCTGAAGTTTTGGCTCAGCTTGATTTATCTCAAACTCAAAGCAAACTATTGGCTATTATAGCGAATACTAAAGGAGCTGAATTAGCTTCCGTTCATAAAGAAATTCAATATTTAGGTTTTCCATTTTCTATTTCCGAAAACTTTCAAATGCGTAATACGCACAAAACCATTGCTGAATCTATTGTTACATTGCAAGAAATCTTAGAAATTGCAAATAAAACCAATAAAGAAGTGGTAGCTTATTTATCCATGGGTTTTGGTAACCCTTATGGTGATCCTTGGAATGTAGAAATTGTAGGCGAATGGACAGAGAAATTAGCCAAAATGGGCGTAAAAATTTTATCTCTTTCAGATACTATTGGAAGTTCAACGCCTGAAGTGATTGATTATTTATTTTCAAATTTAATTACGAAATACCCTGAAATTGAGTTTGGAGCTCATTTACACACAACACCTGATTCTTGGCATGAAAAGATTGACGCAGCTTACAAAGCAGGTTGTAAACGTTTTGATGGTGCAATTAAAGGTTTTGGGGGTTGTCCTATGGCAAAAGACGATTTAACGGGTAATATGCCTACCGAAAAAATGTTGTCGTATTTTACTTCAAATAAAATTGATACGAATTGTCACGCAATGAGTTTTGAAAGTTCGTATAACGAAGCATTAAAGATTTTTAATGTGTACCATTAA
- the guaB gene encoding IMP dehydrogenase, protein MKAHLAKIVGEGLTYDDVLLIPNYSQILPREVSIKSKFSRNITLNVPIISAAMDTVTESDMAIAIAREGGIGVLHKNMTIEQQAAEVRKVKRSESGMIIDPVTLPLTAKVGDAKRAMKEYSIGGIPVVDENNVLKGIVTNRDLRFEKDNERAITEVMTADNLVTAKQGTDLAQAEEILQENKIEKLPVVSEDFKLIGLITFRDITKLTLKPTANKDQYGRLRVAAALGVTADAVERAGALVAAGVDAVIIDTAHGHTKGVVDVLKQVKAEFPQLDVVVGNIATPEAAQYLVENGADGVKVGIGPGSICTTRVVAGVGFPQFSAVLEVAAAIKGSGVPVIADGGVRYTGDIPKALAAGADCVMLGSMLAGTKESPGETIIFEGRKFKSYRGMGSVEAMKQGSKDRYFQDVEDDVKKLVPEGIVGRVPYKGELAESMLQFVGGLRAGMGYCGAKDIPTLQESSRFVRLTASGIGESHPHNVTITKEAPNYSR, encoded by the coding sequence ATGAAAGCACATCTTGCTAAAATTGTAGGTGAGGGCTTAACCTACGACGACGTCCTATTAATCCCAAATTATTCTCAAATTCTTCCTCGTGAAGTAAGTATAAAATCGAAGTTTTCGCGTAATATCACATTAAATGTTCCCATCATTTCGGCGGCAATGGATACCGTTACCGAAAGTGATATGGCTATTGCTATTGCTCGTGAAGGCGGAATAGGTGTTTTACATAAAAACATGACGATTGAGCAACAAGCAGCTGAGGTTCGAAAAGTAAAGCGTTCTGAAAGCGGTATGATCATCGATCCTGTAACTTTACCTTTAACTGCTAAAGTTGGTGATGCTAAGCGTGCGATGAAAGAATATAGCATTGGTGGAATTCCTGTTGTTGATGAAAACAATGTTTTGAAAGGAATCGTTACCAATCGTGATTTACGTTTTGAAAAAGACAACGAAAGAGCGATTACAGAAGTGATGACTGCTGATAACCTTGTAACTGCAAAACAAGGAACAGATTTAGCACAAGCTGAAGAAATTCTACAAGAAAATAAAATTGAAAAATTACCAGTAGTTAGTGAAGATTTTAAATTAATCGGGTTAATTACTTTTAGAGATATAACAAAACTTACTTTAAAACCAACGGCAAACAAAGACCAATACGGTCGTTTACGTGTTGCGGCTGCTTTAGGTGTAACTGCAGATGCTGTTGAAAGAGCAGGAGCATTAGTGGCTGCCGGTGTTGATGCGGTTATTATTGATACGGCTCACGGACATACGAAAGGCGTGGTTGATGTTTTAAAACAAGTAAAAGCTGAATTCCCTCAATTAGATGTTGTAGTAGGTAATATTGCTACGCCAGAAGCGGCTCAATATTTAGTTGAAAATGGTGCCGATGGTGTTAAAGTAGGTATCGGACCTGGTTCTATTTGTACAACTCGTGTTGTTGCAGGTGTTGGTTTCCCACAATTTTCGGCGGTTTTAGAAGTGGCTGCTGCTATTAAAGGTAGCGGCGTTCCTGTAATTGCAGATGGTGGTGTTCGTTATACGGGTGATATTCCTAAAGCATTAGCTGCAGGAGCAGATTGTGTAATGTTAGGTTCAATGTTAGCAGGAACGAAAGAATCACCAGGTGAAACGATTATTTTTGAAGGAAGAAAATTCAAATCTTACAGAGGAATGGGTTCTGTAGAAGCGATGAAACAAGGTTCTAAAGATCGTTATTTCCAAGATGTAGAAGACGATGTTAAAAAACTTGTTCCAGAAGGAATTGTAGGTCGTGTTCCGTATAAAGGTGAATTAGCCGAAAGTATGTTACAATTCGTTGGTGGACTTCGTGCTGGTATGGGATATTGCGGAGCAAAAGACATTCCAACCTTACAAGAATCATCTCGTTTTGTACGTTTAACCGCAAGTGGAATAGGGGAAAGCCATCCACACAATGTTACCATTACAAAAGAAGCACCTAATTATTCAAGATAA
- a CDS encoding CAP domain-containing protein: MKNLIVYLFILSSFISFGQDAKIDVALLETKVFTLINKYRVSLDVKALEKDAILEKAAKDHAVYIAKKQSLTHEQSNSNKKLPKDRVYFYKGNDFVLVGENLLFTGIKDKTYTEEDLDILAHKIFELWKNSANHLKIMCSEKYTFTGFGFQLDWNNKKLYVAQVFGAK; this comes from the coding sequence ATGAAAAACCTCATTGTATACCTTTTTATCTTAAGCAGTTTCATTTCTTTCGGTCAAGATGCTAAAATTGATGTGGCGTTATTAGAAACAAAAGTTTTCACTCTAATAAATAAATACAGAGTTTCTTTAGATGTAAAAGCCTTAGAAAAAGACGCTATTTTAGAAAAAGCTGCCAAAGACCATGCTGTTTACATTGCAAAGAAACAATCGCTAACGCACGAACAAAGTAACTCAAATAAAAAACTTCCTAAAGACCGAGTTTATTTTTATAAAGGAAACGATTTTGTTTTAGTTGGTGAAAATTTACTTTTTACGGGTATTAAAGACAAAACTTATACAGAAGAAGATTTAGATATTTTAGCCCATAAAATATTCGAACTCTGGAAAAATTCTGCTAATCATTTAAAAATAATGTGCAGTGAGAAATACACCTTTACAGGTTTTGGTTTTCAATTAGATTGGAACAATAAAAAACTATACGTTGCTCAAGTTTTTGGAGCAAAATAA
- the purB gene encoding adenylosuccinate lyase → MQQLTELNAISPVDGRYRSKTQNLAPYFSEEALIKYRVLVEVEYFIALCEAGIPQLSGVDKNLFPELRKMYEQFSTEDALWIKETEKTTNHDVKAVEYFIKSKFDALNLQAYKEFIHFGLTSQDINNTAIPLSTKEAFTNVYMPSLISVIQKLKDLSIEWKDVPMLARTHGQPASPTRLGKEILVFVERLEEQMRLLFNVPFAAKFGGATGNYNAHKIAYPNTDWKVFGTKFVEESLGLHHSFPTTQIEHYDHFAAFFDALKRINTILIDLDRDIWTYVSMDYFKQKIKAGEIGSSAMPHKVNPIDFENSEGNLGIANAIFEHLSAKLPISRLQRDLTDSTVLRNVGVPFGHTIIAFEATLKGLNKLLLNEAKFAEDLEKNWAVVAEAIQTILRREGYPNPYEALKDLTRTNTVINKESIHAFIETLNVNDDIKNELKQITPSNYLGI, encoded by the coding sequence ATGCAACAACTTACAGAATTAAACGCTATTTCACCAGTTGATGGTCGTTATCGTAGTAAAACTCAAAATTTAGCACCTTATTTTTCAGAAGAAGCTTTAATTAAGTATCGTGTTTTAGTAGAAGTAGAATACTTTATTGCGCTTTGCGAAGCTGGAATTCCTCAATTATCAGGTGTAGACAAGAACCTTTTTCCAGAATTACGTAAAATGTATGAGCAATTTTCTACGGAAGATGCGCTTTGGATTAAGGAAACCGAAAAAACTACCAATCACGATGTAAAAGCGGTGGAATATTTCATCAAAAGTAAGTTCGACGCTTTAAATCTTCAAGCATACAAAGAGTTTATCCATTTCGGGTTGACTTCTCAAGACATTAATAATACCGCGATTCCGCTTTCTACAAAAGAAGCTTTTACAAATGTGTACATGCCGAGTTTAATTTCGGTAATTCAAAAGTTAAAAGATTTATCGATTGAATGGAAAGATGTTCCAATGCTTGCTCGTACACACGGACAACCGGCTTCTCCTACTCGCTTAGGAAAAGAAATTTTGGTTTTTGTAGAGCGTTTAGAAGAGCAAATGCGTTTGTTATTCAATGTGCCATTTGCGGCTAAATTTGGTGGTGCAACCGGAAATTACAACGCACACAAAATAGCGTATCCAAATACCGATTGGAAAGTTTTTGGAACTAAATTCGTAGAAGAAAGCTTAGGTTTACACCATTCGTTTCCAACGACTCAAATTGAGCATTACGATCATTTTGCAGCATTTTTCGATGCTTTAAAACGTATCAATACGATTTTAATTGACTTAGATCGCGATATTTGGACGTATGTTTCTATGGATTATTTTAAGCAAAAAATCAAAGCAGGAGAAATTGGTTCGAGTGCTATGCCACACAAAGTAAACCCAATTGATTTTGAAAACTCAGAAGGAAACTTAGGTATTGCGAATGCTATTTTCGAACATTTATCGGCTAAATTACCGATTTCGAGATTACAACGCGATTTAACCGATAGTACGGTTTTACGTAACGTTGGTGTTCCTTTTGGACATACGATTATCGCTTTTGAAGCTACCTTGAAAGGGTTGAACAAATTGTTGTTAAACGAAGCTAAATTTGCCGAAGATTTAGAGAAAAACTGGGCCGTTGTAGCCGAAGCTATTCAAACGATTTTACGTCGCGAAGGTTATCCTAATCCATATGAAGCGTTGAAAGACTTAACAAGAACCAACACGGTTATTAATAAAGAATCGATTCATGCGTTTATTGAAACCTTGAATGTAAACGATGACATTAAAAACGAATTGAAACAAATTACACCAAGTAATTATTTGGGGATTTAA
- a CDS encoding SIR2 family NAD-dependent protein deacylase yields MKKKLVVLSGAGISAESGIKTFRDADGLWEGHDVMEVASPQGWHKNPNLVLDFYNQRRRQLKEVQPNAAHTILGELEEHFDVHIITQNVDDLHERGGSTKIIHLHGELRKVRGEHSENELIHWEEDVELGYKNQLGEQLRPAIVWFGEAVYEIERSIPVVEQADILVVIGTSLQVYPAAGLMHYAKPHIPVYYIDPKPATIYDLPNPLEVFALSATEGMRKLRDLLIR; encoded by the coding sequence ATGAAGAAAAAATTAGTTGTCTTAAGTGGCGCTGGAATTAGTGCCGAAAGTGGTATTAAAACATTTCGTGATGCCGATGGTTTATGGGAAGGTCACGATGTTATGGAAGTTGCTTCACCTCAAGGTTGGCACAAAAATCCAAACTTAGTTTTAGATTTCTATAATCAACGTAGAAGACAACTCAAAGAAGTACAACCTAATGCGGCACATACTATTTTAGGTGAACTCGAAGAGCATTTCGATGTTCATATCATTACGCAAAATGTTGATGATTTACACGAGCGAGGTGGAAGTACAAAAATTATTCATTTACATGGCGAATTGCGAAAAGTTCGTGGAGAACATTCTGAAAATGAATTAATTCATTGGGAAGAAGATGTAGAATTGGGATATAAAAACCAATTAGGCGAACAATTACGTCCGGCAATTGTTTGGTTTGGCGAAGCTGTTTATGAAATTGAACGTTCTATTCCTGTTGTGGAACAAGCTGATATCTTAGTCGTGATTGGAACTTCATTACAAGTCTATCCAGCAGCGGGATTAATGCATTATGCTAAACCGCATATTCCAGTTTATTATATCGATCCAAAACCAGCCACAATTTATGATTTACCTAATCCGTTGGAAGTATTTGCACTTTCTGCTACAGAAGGAATGAGGAAACTTCGTGATTTGTTGATTCGTTGA
- a CDS encoding anti-sigma factor — MNNDEMMNSKDYIESGILELYVFGKLTEAENIEVKEMAKKHPEIQTEIEAIEYAVLNLSKSVSPHLSATNYSKIREKILGNSKVIPLVKKSNWANYIGWASAAVLAIGFGYQMYQNSLSTTTIDNLNADKSEMQKSIVDLEFDKQEKETILAFIRDNNTQQVALGGQEVAPQAFARAYYNKETNEVYIDASGLPNPPEGKVYQVWGLKLSPLTPNSIGLLDDFNANSTKLFKVEKAEGAEAFGITLEPAGGSVSPTLEQLYTLGKV; from the coding sequence ATGAATAATGATGAAATGATGAACAGTAAAGATTATATAGAATCAGGAATTTTAGAACTTTATGTTTTCGGTAAACTTACTGAAGCAGAAAACATTGAAGTCAAAGAAATGGCAAAAAAACATCCTGAAATTCAAACTGAAATTGAAGCAATAGAATATGCAGTGCTTAATTTATCTAAAAGTGTTTCTCCTCACCTTTCGGCTACAAATTATTCGAAAATAAGAGAGAAAATTTTAGGTAATAGTAAGGTTATTCCATTGGTAAAAAAATCAAATTGGGCGAATTATATTGGTTGGGCTTCAGCTGCTGTACTAGCAATAGGTTTTGGTTACCAAATGTATCAAAACTCATTATCTACTACGACTATCGATAATTTAAACGCTGATAAATCAGAAATGCAAAAATCGATTGTAGATTTAGAATTTGACAAACAAGAAAAAGAAACTATTTTAGCTTTCATTAGAGATAACAATACCCAACAAGTAGCTTTAGGCGGACAAGAAGTAGCGCCACAAGCTTTTGCAAGAGCCTATTATAATAAAGAAACAAATGAAGTATATATCGATGCTTCAGGATTACCAAATCCACCAGAAGGAAAAGTGTATCAAGTTTGGGGTTTAAAATTAAGTCCGCTTACACCTAATAGTATAGGTCTTTTAGATGATTTTAATGCGAATAGTACTAAACTATTTAAAGTAGAAAAAGCGGAAGGTGCCGAAGCTTTCGGAATTACACTTGAGCCCGCTGGAGGTAGTGTATCACCTACTCTAGAACAATTATATACTCTAGGAAAAGTTTAA
- a CDS encoding RNA polymerase sigma factor, translated as MEQEQLVTALLKKDNESFTLLYDNYSKSLYGIIFNMVRNKEEAEDILQEVFVKIWNNIDSYNESKGRLYTWMLNITRNTTIDKLRSKGYNNSQKNLSVDNFVYMLEDNSSKLINKIDVLGIKKFINKLKPRCIQLIELLFFQEYTQQEASDELEIPLGTVKTQSRNCINELRSMVNE; from the coding sequence ATGGAACAAGAACAATTAGTCACTGCCTTATTGAAAAAAGACAATGAATCCTTCACATTGTTATACGATAATTATTCTAAAAGTCTTTATGGAATAATCTTTAATATGGTAAGAAATAAAGAAGAAGCAGAAGATATTTTACAAGAAGTTTTTGTTAAAATATGGAATAATATAGATTCTTATAATGAATCAAAGGGACGTTTATACACTTGGATGCTTAACATTACTCGAAACACAACCATTGACAAATTGAGATCTAAAGGATATAATAATTCTCAAAAAAACCTTTCTGTTGATAATTTCGTATATATGCTTGAAGACAATTCTTCAAAGTTGATAAACAAAATAGATGTATTAGGAATTAAAAAGTTTATTAATAAACTTAAACCACGTTGTATTCAGCTTATTGAATTATTGTTTTTTCAAGAGTACACCCAACAGGAAGCTTCTGATGAATTAGAAATTCCTTTAGGAACAGTGAAAACTCAAAGTAGAAATTGTATTAACGAACTTAGATCGATGGTAAATGAATAA
- a CDS encoding DUF4331 family protein produces the protein MKKSKLLLGLSFFGIVGLILVAADHIDAPAVQGGTSDITDFYSFQGANTDNLVFVANVKGLLSPTATSNASFDENVMVEFNIDNNGDNVEDLVIQAVPRNGKMYFFGPVSPGTPGTSSTVKTSAALGSVDITEYGQSAQIATSSGASFFAGPRDDPFFFDFGQYSEIIAGNASSFNNPGTDTFAGTNVMSVVVEVPKSMLGGSGTLNTWVETKRK, from the coding sequence ATGAAAAAATCAAAATTACTTTTAGGTTTATCGTTCTTCGGAATTGTGGGTCTAATTTTGGTAGCAGCAGATCACATTGATGCACCTGCAGTACAAGGAGGAACGTCTGATATTACAGATTTTTACTCTTTTCAAGGAGCAAATACTGATAATTTAGTATTTGTAGCCAATGTAAAAGGCTTATTATCTCCAACAGCAACGTCAAATGCTTCATTTGATGAAAATGTTATGGTAGAATTTAATATTGACAACAATGGAGATAATGTTGAAGATTTAGTTATTCAAGCTGTGCCAAGAAACGGAAAAATGTACTTTTTCGGACCAGTATCACCAGGTACACCAGGTACATCAAGTACTGTAAAAACTTCTGCAGCCCTTGGAAGTGTTGATATTACTGAATATGGACAATCAGCACAAATTGCAACATCTTCAGGTGCAAGTTTTTTTGCAGGTCCAAGGGACGATCCTTTCTTCTTTGATTTTGGACAATATTCTGAAATTATAGCTGGAAATGCATCAAGTTTTAACAATCCAGGGACAGATACATTTGCCGGCACAAATGTTATGTCGGTTGTTGTTGAAGTACCTAAATCTATGCTAGGTGGTTCAGGTACATTAAATACTTGGGTAGAAACAAAAAGAAAATAA
- a CDS encoding DUF4331 family protein yields the protein MKAIQYKTLVATFMIAILGVSCSDDDSSNMNYGPDFSGTYTQQDQMGRPAINTVFVSSGNKDNFNTTTPSNMGAAYQSAFQTQLMALNPGYTTNALGLDAATFTTVLATDVLGVSTTGTTTFFDGTNVLTGRTLADDVIDVELLLIFGGPDGTANAGLTSDNVSANDKAFLSSFPYLASPW from the coding sequence ATGAAAGCAATACAATATAAAACTTTAGTTGCAACATTTATGATAGCTATTTTAGGCGTTAGCTGTAGCGATGATGATTCAAGTAACATGAATTATGGTCCAGATTTTTCAGGAACATATACACAACAAGATCAAATGGGAAGACCAGCAATTAATACGGTTTTCGTCAGTTCTGGAAATAAAGACAATTTTAATACTACGACTCCATCAAACATGGGGGCAGCATATCAATCAGCATTTCAAACTCAATTAATGGCATTAAATCCGGGTTATACAACTAATGCTTTAGGATTAGATGCAGCAACTTTTACAACAGTTTTAGCAACAGACGTATTAGGTGTTTCAACTACAGGAACTACAACTTTTTTTGACGGTACAAATGTATTAACAGGAAGAACTTTAGCTGATGATGTTATAGATGTAGAATTATTATTAATTTTTGGTGGACCAGATGGTACAGCTAATGCTGGTTTAACTTCGGATAATGTAAGTGCAAACGATAAAGCGTTTTTATCTTCATTTCCGTATTTAGCATCACCTTGGTAG
- a CDS encoding tetratricopeptide repeat protein: protein MRKYKLHFISTLFFSFFISCNSNSDQDKMEIAKKNDYKSYLVNDKNIKLENAKKDIDFWQKKYDNNSNQYTYLIKLAGLYSQLFEITGNIENLYTAEKLLLECNARVKDKKASIHRAIARNYISQHRFKEALIYLDKALVLGENKLDTQKMLFDVYMELGSFDLAKNQLTIIQDFNDFDYLIRLAKWNDHIGQLDDAIKVMEKAMVLADNSKNQELKEWIYSNLADFYGHADRVEDSYAYYLKTLELDKNNMYALKGIAWIAFSNDRNPEKSLEIIDYIEKKHLTPDLYLFKSDVYDFQNNDLKSKNAIKKYLDLLSKNNYGDMYNKYNVLLYNEFSDKKNQALEIAQIEINNRPTPESYDLLAWSYYNLGDFEKAYEIARDFTINKSHEPSILFHNELILKANNKLTKENSNKEELLESLYELGPNLESQIKNI from the coding sequence ATGAGAAAGTATAAATTACACTTCATTTCAACTCTATTTTTTTCTTTTTTTATCAGTTGTAACTCAAACTCAGATCAAGATAAAATGGAAATAGCTAAAAAAAATGACTATAAATCTTATTTGGTAAACGATAAGAATATAAAACTAGAAAATGCAAAAAAAGATATTGACTTCTGGCAGAAAAAATATGATAATAATTCTAATCAGTATACATATTTGATTAAACTAGCGGGTTTATATTCTCAGCTATTTGAAATTACAGGAAATATTGAAAATTTATATACAGCTGAAAAATTGTTATTAGAATGTAATGCTAGGGTTAAAGATAAAAAAGCTAGTATTCATAGAGCAATTGCAAGAAACTATATTTCTCAACATCGTTTTAAAGAAGCATTAATTTATTTAGACAAAGCTTTGGTTCTTGGTGAGAATAAATTAGATACTCAAAAAATGCTTTTTGATGTTTACATGGAGCTAGGAAGTTTTGATTTAGCTAAAAATCAGTTGACAATTATTCAAGATTTTAATGATTTTGACTATTTAATCCGATTGGCTAAATGGAACGATCATATTGGCCAACTTGACGATGCTATTAAAGTTATGGAAAAAGCAATGGTTTTAGCAGATAACTCAAAGAACCAAGAACTAAAAGAATGGATTTATTCCAACTTAGCTGATTTTTATGGTCATGCTGATAGAGTCGAAGATTCGTATGCATATTATCTAAAAACGCTAGAATTAGATAAAAATAATATGTATGCATTAAAAGGAATTGCTTGGATAGCTTTTTCAAATGACAGAAATCCAGAAAAATCTTTAGAAATTATAGACTATATAGAAAAAAAGCATTTAACTCCAGATTTGTATCTTTTTAAATCGGATGTGTATGACTTTCAAAATAATGATCTTAAAAGTAAGAATGCTATAAAGAAGTACTTGGACTTATTGAGTAAAAACAATTATGGAGATATGTATAACAAGTATAATGTTTTATTATATAATGAATTTTCAGATAAAAAAAATCAAGCATTAGAAATCGCACAAATTGAAATTAACAATAGACCAACACCTGAATCGTATGATTTATTAGCTTGGTCTTATTATAACTTAGGAGATTTTGAAAAAGCTTATGAAATTGCAAGAGATTTTACCATTAATAAATCACATGAACCTTCAATATTATTTCATAATGAATTAATTTTGAAAGCGAATAATAAACTTACAAAAGAGAACTCAAACAAAGAGGAACTTTTAGAAAGTTTATATGAACTAGGACCAAATTTAGAAAGCCAAATCAAGAATATTTAA